A stretch of Bradyrhizobium sp. AZCC 2262 DNA encodes these proteins:
- a CDS encoding response regulator transcription factor: MPGLVHVIDDDASFRTAVARRLKLAGYDVETYSSAQQLLDRLPDAQKPGCILLDVQMPGLSGLELQSRLIERGSTLPIVFVTGYADTPTTVRAVKAGAEDFLAKPASSEQLIDAIERAMARYETTRHQQSELGSLRRLVATLTPRERQVFNLIIRGKINRQIAFELGTTERTVKAHRHQVMEKMQVHSFAELVSNAERLGMLDPDRDPSR; this comes from the coding sequence TTGCCTGGCCTTGTTCACGTCATAGATGACGATGCTTCCTTTAGAACGGCCGTCGCGCGCCGGCTGAAATTGGCGGGCTATGACGTCGAAACCTATTCGTCGGCCCAACAATTGCTGGATCGCCTCCCGGACGCTCAAAAGCCTGGATGCATCCTGCTCGACGTGCAGATGCCGGGCTTGAGCGGCCTCGAATTGCAAAGCCGCCTCATCGAGCGCGGTTCGACGCTGCCGATCGTCTTCGTTACCGGGTATGCCGATACGCCGACGACCGTGCGCGCCGTCAAGGCAGGCGCCGAGGATTTCCTGGCCAAGCCGGCATCGTCAGAACAGCTGATCGACGCAATCGAGCGCGCCATGGCGCGCTACGAGACTACACGCCATCAACAGAGCGAGCTCGGTTCCCTTCGCCGGCTGGTGGCGACCCTGACGCCACGCGAGCGACAGGTTTTCAATCTGATCATCCGCGGCAAGATCAACAGGCAAATCGCTTTCGAGCTGGGAACGACCGAGCGAACGGTGAAAGCTCATCGCCACCAGGTGATGGAGAAGATGCAGGTTCATTCGTTCGCCGAACTGGTTTCGAATGCGGAACGGCTTGGCATGCTGGATCCGGACCGCGATCCAAGCAGGTGA